From Bacteriovorax sp. BAL6_X, the proteins below share one genomic window:
- the trmD gene encoding tRNA (guanosine(37)-N1)-methyltransferase TrmD — MKKVWVLTLFPEFFAAFKDSGVIGKFLGNEVEFNTLYLGDFSPKSFKGVDGAPYGGGPGMVIRADVLERGIGHILKTQSLDKSQLEIIYTSPRGAVFNNEEAKELAKDFQQNNKQYVFICGRYEGIDERFISQYVTKVISLGDYVLSGGELAVMTIIDAMMRFLPKALGNEDSAILDSFEDGLIEGPVYTRPAEFNNMKVPDVLLEGNHKLIDEFNHSKKLEYTKKYRPDLYKAYMRNKD; from the coding sequence ATGAAAAAAGTTTGGGTTTTAACATTATTTCCAGAGTTCTTTGCCGCCTTCAAAGATAGTGGTGTAATTGGTAAGTTTCTGGGGAATGAAGTTGAGTTTAATACGCTTTACCTGGGTGATTTTTCACCAAAAAGTTTTAAAGGCGTTGATGGTGCACCATATGGTGGAGGGCCAGGTATGGTTATTCGCGCTGATGTGCTAGAGCGTGGAATTGGCCATATTCTTAAAACTCAATCGCTTGATAAGTCTCAATTGGAGATTATATATACTTCTCCTCGTGGGGCCGTTTTTAATAATGAAGAAGCAAAAGAATTGGCCAAAGACTTTCAACAGAATAACAAGCAATATGTTTTTATCTGTGGCCGCTATGAAGGAATTGATGAGCGCTTCATATCTCAGTATGTAACAAAAGTGATCTCGCTAGGGGATTATGTTCTATCTGGTGGAGAGTTGGCCGTCATGACTATTATTGATGCCATGATGAGATTTTTACCAAAAGCACTTGGAAATGAAGATAGTGCAATTCTTGATTCTTTTGAGGATGGACTAATTGAAGGACCGGTTTATACCAGACCTGCCGAATTTAATAATATGAAGGTTCCTGATGTATTGTTAGAGGGAAATCATAAATTGATTGATGAATTTAATCACAGTAAAAAACTAGAATACACAAAGAAGTATAGGCCAGATTTATATAAAGCCTATATGAGAAATAAAGATTAA
- a CDS encoding porin, whose protein sequence is MRKLMTVAASLVAIPTIAATATIDAPTIYGKLNRVALYTDNEDSNRTSFSGFVDVDSSESRLGAKGKWGVEGIEGTYVLEMGLNSTKGNAGNDYRIRMRQAAIGAKTSFGTFKMGQTYTPLDYVMLKSDPLSSTVASMAGSDTSARIDGAASGGLGFRYRARTDMFSYETPSMGGLTIALSTDRGNGNDNDPAANYGDTHYSGLVRYQRKMEKVDLDVYAGYDQWASGATEDSNYTLAGVNLGMGSFKINLGYSIENNDTTAADNEINRILAGITYMLNKNVFSVTYQNRDEKDLNNDYTQIAAHYRYMFNKNIDFNITYLTYEVDAGATQNDASMAAAGVQLKF, encoded by the coding sequence ATGAGAAAACTAATGACAGTTGCAGCTTCTCTAGTTGCAATTCCAACAATCGCGGCGACAGCAACAATTGATGCGCCAACAATTTATGGAAAATTAAACAGAGTTGCACTTTACACTGACAACGAAGACTCAAACAGAACTTCTTTTTCAGGCTTTGTTGACGTAGATTCTTCAGAGTCTAGACTTGGAGCTAAAGGAAAATGGGGTGTTGAAGGGATTGAAGGTACTTACGTACTAGAGATGGGACTTAACTCAACTAAAGGGAATGCTGGTAACGACTACAGAATCAGAATGAGACAAGCAGCAATTGGAGCAAAGACATCATTTGGTACATTCAAAATGGGTCAAACATATACTCCACTTGATTATGTCATGCTTAAGTCTGATCCACTAAGCTCAACAGTAGCTTCAATGGCAGGTTCTGACACAAGTGCAAGAATTGACGGTGCAGCTTCAGGTGGACTTGGCTTTAGATACCGTGCAAGAACAGACATGTTCTCATATGAAACACCAAGCATGGGTGGACTAACAATTGCTCTTTCAACAGATCGTGGAAACGGAAATGATAACGATCCAGCAGCGAACTACGGTGATACTCACTACTCAGGTCTAGTTAGATACCAAAGAAAAATGGAAAAGGTAGACCTAGACGTTTACGCTGGCTATGACCAATGGGCAAGTGGAGCAACTGAAGATAGCAACTATACTTTAGCTGGTGTTAACCTAGGAATGGGAAGCTTCAAGATCAACCTTGGTTATAGTATTGAAAATAATGATACAACTGCAGCTGATAACGAAATCAATCGTATCCTTGCAGGTATCACTTATATGCTAAACAAGAATGTTTTCTCTGTTACTTATCAAAATCGTGACGAGAAAGACCTTAATAATGACTACACTCAAATTGCAGCTCACTATAGATATATGTTTAATAAGAATATTGACTTCAATATCACTTACCTAACATATGAAGTTGATGCTGGTGCAACTCAAAATGATGCATCAATGGCAGCAGCTGGTGTTCAATTAAAGTTCTAA
- the rimM gene encoding ribosome maturation factor RimM (Essential for efficient processing of 16S rRNA), producing MKKNLENMVLLGTATRPHGIKGAFVFNLENKVNSVLGNGSKFMAIPLSGSKISKDGEEKEIKTISFGNKVIAYLSGVDNRNITEEMLPFEIYVSRDIFPDIEEEDEFYMSDIVGLDVYDLEKEDVVGKVVKYFDNGAHIVLVTKVNGKHVDIPFVDHFVKLVNLEENRVECYIPHLM from the coding sequence ATGAAGAAAAATTTAGAAAATATGGTTTTACTTGGTACAGCAACTAGACCCCACGGAATTAAGGGAGCGTTTGTATTTAACCTTGAAAATAAGGTTAATAGTGTTCTTGGAAATGGCTCGAAGTTTATGGCCATACCGCTAAGTGGAAGTAAAATTAGTAAAGATGGTGAAGAAAAAGAAATTAAAACAATTTCTTTTGGTAATAAAGTCATCGCATATCTAAGTGGTGTTGATAATCGCAATATTACTGAAGAAATGCTTCCTTTTGAAATCTATGTTAGTCGTGATATTTTTCCAGATATTGAAGAAGAAGACGAATTTTATATGTCGGATATTGTGGGTTTAGATGTCTATGACCTAGAGAAGGAAGATGTTGTGGGCAAGGTTGTGAAGTATTTTGATAATGGGGCCCATATTGTTCTCGTTACGAAAGTAAATGGAAAGCATGTGGATATCCCATTTGTTGATCATTTTGTTAAGTTAGTTAATTTAGAAGAGAATCGTGTGGAGTGCTATATTCCACATCTTATGTAA